The Pseudochaenichthys georgianus chromosome 8, fPseGeo1.2, whole genome shotgun sequence genome has a segment encoding these proteins:
- the plekhh3 gene encoding pleckstrin homology domain-containing family H member 3, giving the protein MPLQGVCWFLCCRKGFSLLGRDYGEKEEEESFELRNKEDLTPNGRSPAEVTVSQPTRTANGTNGHTVSEGTEEMKSLIIEKNKMGLEEDPELLVKGWLSREVRGNWIKQRRYWFVLSQDSLDYYSGQEKGARRLGTLVLTNLCSVIWPDKKTYKETGHWSITVYGRKHCYRLYTKHFNEAVHWACAIQKIIDTKAPVETPTQLLIRDIEENKFHPEVVEHIYQHNPILKYTQGPLYAPLLPFPYGSLEHTYHSGKGYGSVREEAVKLFNCLQQLELAREPVPIIQGVLQTCLDLRPLRDEVYCQLVKQTSYTPAPYTAAHLRYWQLLTCMSCTFLPGPNVLKYLRFHLKRIQSQNPESEMDNYASFISEALEKTKCRGSVPSWEEIQVLMSRQEMLCTVHYPGPLSCQLYISSHTTANEVVRRMQEKLGLQDTKNTFALYEQNALWEQPVPGGALIADILTSLSTKESESKAQWKLCFKLYCLLDADSISVDSIEYLFLFEQCHEMVVRGQLPACEEDLQVLASLRLQCLMGDFSTHAPCPPLDELFPGHVLEDQVLMSLSAHPALPPCQVADQGCPTTQRFHTGLLAGTLWSHTATAAHKQKVEQDLRLRSRLKEEAAAVMASILERWKGLAGYSRRDSIAAYLTIARQWSGFGCTLYEVDFYISSTGSFSQKLWLGVAATSVSLYRQGEAEALESFPYGQICSYGVSDSNTFKITAGDRDLMFETTKV; this is encoded by the exons GCACACTGTCTCAGAGGGGACTGAAGAGATGAAGAGCCTGATCATCGAGAAGAATAAGATGGGCCTGGAGGAAGATCCCGAGCTGCTGGTCAAAG GGTGGCTGTCACGGGAGGTGCGAGGCAACTGGATCAAGCAGCGCCGGTACTGGTTTGTGCTGAGCCAGGACTCCCTGGACTACTACAGCGGACAAGAGAAAGGAGCCCGCAGACTGGGCACGCTGGTCCTCACCAACCTCTGCTCCGTCATCTGGCCAGACAAGAAGACATACAAGGAAACAG GCCACTGGAGCATCACAGTATATGGGCGGAAGCACTGCTACAGGCTGTACACCAAGCACTTCAACGAGGCCGTGCACTGGGCGTGTGCCATCCAGAAGATCATTGATACCAAAGCACCTGTGGAAACACCAACACAGCTCCTGATTCGAGACATCGag GAGAATAAGTTCCACCCAGAGGTAGTGGAGCACATCTACCAGCACAACCCCATCCTGAAGTACACTCAGGGCCCCCTGTACGCTCCTCTGCTGCCCTTTCCTTACGGCAGCCTGGAGCATACGT ACCACAGCGGGAAAGGCTACGGCTCGGTacgggaagaggctgtgaaacTCTTTAACTGCCTGCAGCAGCTAGAGTTGGCACGGGAGCCGGTTCCCATCATCCAGGGCGTGCTGCAGACCTGCCTGGACCTACGACCTCTCCGAGACGAGGTCTACTGCCAGCTAGTGAAGCAGACCAGCTACACCCCTGCCCCATACACTGCAGCACACCTGCGCTACTGGCAGCTTCTCACCTGCATGAGCTGCACCTTCCTGCCTGGGCCCAACGTGCTCAAGTACCTGCGATTCCACCTCAAGAG GATCCAGAGCCAGAACCCCGAGTCTGAGATGGATAACTATGCGTCATTCATCAGCGAGGCTCTGGAGAAGACCAAGTGTCGGGGGTCTGTGCCATCCTGGGAGGAGATCCAGGTGCTGATGAGCCGACAGGAGATGCTGTGCACTGTGCACTATCCTGGCCCTCTGTCCTGCCAGCTCTACATCAGCTCACACACTACCGCTAATGAG GTTGTTCGAAGGATGcaggagaagctcggcctgcagGACACCAAAAACACGTTTGCACTGTACGAGCAGAATGCGCTGTGGGAGCAGCCAGTTCCAGGCGGCGCTCTGATCGCAGACATCCTGACCAG CCTGTCCACCAAAGAGTCAGAGTCTAAAGCCCAGTGGAAACTGTGTTTCAAGCTCTACTGCCTGTTGGACGCTGACAGCATATCAGTGGACAGCATTGAGTATCTCTTCCTCTTTGAGCAG TGCCACGAGATGGTGGTGCGCGGCCAGCTGCCGGCCTGTGAAGAGGACCTTCAGGTCTTGGCTTCATTGAGGCTTCAGTGTCTGATGGGGGACTTCAGTACACATGCCCCCTGCCCACCTCTGGACGAGCTGTTCCCAGGTCATGTACTAGAAGATCAGGTCCTCATGTCCCTTTCTGCACACCCGGCCCTGCCTCCTTGTCAGGTGGCGGATCAGGGCTGCCCCACAACACAGCGCTTCCACACGGGCCTCCTGGCAGGGACGCTGTGGAGCCACACGGCTACAGCAGCGCACAAGCAGAAGGTGGAGCAGGACTTGCGTCTGCGAAGCCGGCTGAAGGAGGAGGCAGCGGCCGTCATGGCGTCCATCTTGGAGCGTTGGAAAGGCCTGGCTGGCTACAGCCGCAGGGACAGTATCGCTGCCTACCTCACTATTGCACGCCAGTGGTCGGGCTTTGGATGCACTCTTTATGAAGTGGATTTTTATATT AGTTCGACAGGGAGTTTTTCCCAGAAGTTGTGGCTGGGTGTAGCTGCTACATCCGTGTCTCTGTATCGACAGGGAGAGGCCGAGGCCCTGGAGTCCTTCCCCTACGGCCAGATCTGTTCCTACGGGGTATCTGACAGCAACACCTTCAAAATCACAGCTGGGGATCGGGATCTGATGTTTGAAACCACCAAGGTATAG